Within the Streptomyces sp. R41 genome, the region TGGTCGTCGTGGAAGACGGGGATGTCGAGGGCCTCGCGCAGGCGGGCCTCGATCTCGAAGCAGCGCGGCGCGGAGATGTCCTCCAGGTTGATGCCCGCGAAGCCGGGGGCGATCGCCTTCACGATCTCGACGATCGCGTCGGTGTCCTGGGTGTCCAGGCAGAGCGGCCAGGCGTCGATGCCGGCGAACCGCTTGAAGAGGGCGGCCTTGCCCTCCATGACGGGGAGGGCGGCCTTGGGCCCGATGTTTCCGAGACCCAGCACGGCCGAGCCGTCCGTCACGACCGCAACGGAGTTGCGCTTGATGGTCAGGCGGCGGGCGTCCTCGGGGTTCTCGGCGATCGCCATGCACACCCGGGCCACGCCCGGGGTGTAGATCATGGACAGGTCGTCACGGTTGCGGATCGGGTGCTTGGACTGCATCTCGATCTTGCCGCCGAGGTGCATGAGGAACGTACGGTCGGAGACCTTGCCGAGCGTGACGCCCTCGATGCCGCGCAGCTGCTGGACGATCTCGTCGGCGTGGGCCGTGGAGGTCGCGGCGATGGTGACGTCGATCCGGAGCTTCTCGTGGCCTGAGGCGGTCACGTCGAGGCCGGTCACCGAGCCTCCGTGGGACTCTACGGCCGTGGTGATCTGGGAGACCGCGGTTCCGCTCGCGGGCACCTCCAGCCGGACCGTAATCGAGTAGGAGACGCTGGGCGCCGTTGCCATGGCCGACTTCCTCTGCTTTCACCGTGTCGCTGGTATGCCGTCCGATCGTCGCACCTACCGTCGAGTACGCGGTAGCCGCCCCGGATTGCGAACGTTTTGTTCGTGAGCGGCGGGAACTTTCGGAAAACGTCTTCCACCATACGAGAAGTGGGGGCGCAGCAAAAGAGGCCCACGTCACGGGGTGACGTGGGCCTCTCGTACGTTCAATGACACCGACCCGCCATGCTCGCCTCGCGGCAAGTGGTCGCTCGTAGCGACGAAGGTTGGGCCCGGGGGCTTGGATCGGGCCGGTGCCACGTCAACGGTAACAAACGATCCCCGTAAGGCAATTCCCGTCCCGAGAGTTCTTACCCACGGGGCGAGGCTGCCGGGCGGGCAGGCACAGGACGCTCACATCAGTCCCGGAGCAGATCAGGCACCCCGTTCGCATCCGCTTGGTCCCGCTCACCGGAGACAACGGTCAGCTGCTGAGTAGCCCGGGTAAGAGCCACGTACAGCACGCGCAAGCCCGCGGGCGACTCGTCGGCGATCTCCGCCGGCGAGACGACCACCGTCGCGTCGTACTCCAGCCCCTTGGCCTCCAGGCTGCCGAGCGCCACCACGCGGTCGCCGAGCCCTGCGAGCCAGCGCGCGGCCTCCTCGCGCCGGTTCATGGCGACGACGACACCCACCGTGCCGTCCACCCGGTCGAGAAGGCGAGCCGCCTCGGCGCGTACCGCCTGCCGGAGTGAGTCCCGTACGACGGCGCCGTGTCCATTGTTCGTTGTCACAAAACGCGGCTCGACGCCGGTGGACCGCACGGCGGACGGCGACTCGGAGCCCGGCATGGCGAGGGCGAGGACCTTCGCGGCCAGCTCGGCGATCTCGGCGGGGTTGCGGTAGTTGACGGTGAGGTTGAAGCGGCGCCGGGGACGGGTCCCGAGGGCCTCGTCGCGGGCCTCGGCGGCCTCGTCCGGGTCGGACCACGAGGACTGCGCCGGGTCGCCGACCACTGTCCAGGTGGCGTGCCGCCCGCGCCTGCCCACCATCCGCCACTGCATGGGAGTGAGGTCCTGCGCCTCGTCGACGATGACGTGCGCGTACTCGACCCGCTCCTGCGCCAGCCGCTCGGCGCGCTCGCGCTGCGACTCCTCGCGTACGGGCATGAGCTCTTCGAGTCCGGTGAGCTGGTCCAGGGGATCCAGATCGCGCTTCTTCCTGGGCCTGGCCGGGGTGCCGAGGATCGCCTGGAGCTCGTCAAGGATGGCCACGTCATGGACAGACAAACCGTCCCGCTTGAGCGAGCGCGCCACCCGGCGGATCTCGCCGGGGTTGAGGATCCGCCGCGCCCACCGTCCCAGCCGCCGCTCGTCGGCCATGGCGGCCAGCACCCCGCGCGGCGTCAGCTCCGGCCACCACGCGTCCAGGAACTCGATGAAGCTGTCCTCGGACGTGATGTCGTCGTCGAACGACGACCGCAGCTCGGCGGCCAGCTCCGGGTCCGTGTGCCGCGTCCCGGCGCCCGAGTGCGCCCACAGCGCGTCGAGCAGCAGCTTGCGGGCCCGCGGCCGCAGCATGTTGACGGGCGCGGTCCCGCTGAGCGCGTTGCGCTTGATCCGGTCCAGCTCGGCCGCCTCCAGCTCCAGCCGCCGCCCGAAGGCGACGACGCGGAGGCGGGTGGGAGGACCGACGGGGGCCCCACCCTCCGGGCCGCCCTGCCCAGCGGCCCCGGCCTCCTCGCCGAAGGCGAGCTGTTCGGCGCGGGGGCCGCGGTCACCGGCGCCCGGCGCGTCCACGCGGCCGTTACTCGAGACTCCGGCCGCGTCGGTCCTGCCGTGCATGGTGTCCGTGGCCCCGCCGTCGGCCCCGCGCCCGCTGCGGTCCGCCCGCGAGCCTCCGGCCGCGGCCCCGTCCCGCCCGGAGCGCGAGGACGGCCGGGGCTCGCCCCCGGGCCCCTCCAGCACGCCGCGCGCCGCCTTCCGCAGCACCTTCAGCATCCGGTACGAGCCCTTGGCACGGGCCACCGCCGGAGAGTCGTACAGGGTGGCCTCCGCACCGTCGACGAGCGCGCCGATCGCACGGATGGCGACCTGGCCCTCCTCGCCGAGGGAGGGGAGGACGCCCTCGGTGTAGGCGACGAGGAGGGGGGTCGGGGAGACGATCAGGATGCCGCCCGCGTAGCGGCGGCGGTCCTGGTAGAGCAGGTACGCCGCCCGGTGCAGGGCCACCGCCGTCTTGCCCGTGCCCGGGCCGCCCTCCACGTACGTCACGGACGCGGCGGGCGCCCGGATCACCAGGTCCTGCTCGGCCTGGATCGACGCCACGATGTCGCGCATGGTGTGGCTGCGGGCCTGCCCGAGCGCGGCCATCAGCGCGCCGTCGCCGATCACCGGGAGTTCGCGGCCGTCGAGGGAGGCCTTCAGCTCCGGGCGCATCAGGTCGTCCTCGACGCCGAGGACCTTGCGACCCTTGGAGCGGATGACCCGGCGGCGTACGACACGTCCCGGGTCGACCGGCGTCGAACGGTAGAAGGGGGCCGCGGCGGGCGCCCGCCAGTCGATGACCAGCGGCGCGTAGTCCGCGTCGAGGACACCGATCCGGCCGATGTGGAGCGTCTCGGCGATATCGGCGCTGTTGTCCTCACGGACGGCGCCCTCCGCCGGTTCGACCGCTGTGTACGCGCCGTCCGGGCCCTTCTTGCCGTCCTTCCCCAGGAGCAGGTCGATGCGCCCGAAGAGGAAGTCCTCGAACTCGTTGTTGAGGCGGTTGAGGTGAACTCCCGCGCGGAACACCTGGGCGTCCCGCTCCGCGAGCGCCCCCGGCGTACCGACCTGACCGCGCTTGGCGGCGTCGTTCATCAGGAACTCCGCCTCGTGGATCTTCTCCTCGAGGCGCCGGTAGACCCGGTCCAGATGTTCCTGTTCGACGCTGATCTCCCGGTCCCGTACGGAGTCGTCCTTGGCGGAGTCGTCCTTCACGGATTCGCGGACCGAGCCGAGCGCGGTTTCCTGCTGAGCCTGAGCGGCCACCGGGCCCCCTTCTGACGTGCTGGGCAGCCGTCAACCGTACGCGAAGGGGGGGCCGTCAGGCTACGTGCGCGCCAGGGGTTCGCTCATGCGTCCACCTCCACGAGCCGCTTCCCGTCGAAGGTCATGACCTCGAAGTGGTCGATCTCGTTGGGCGAGAAGGCCGCGCCGCCGTGTACGTAGAGCGGGGATTTCGCCTCTTCGCTCTTCGCGCTGGGGATGCCGTAACCCCACTTCGGGACCGCCCAGGAGGTCACCGTCTCGCGCTCGCCGTTCTTGCCGACGGCGATCAGGGAGCACTTGAGCGGGCCCTTGACGTTCTTGAGCTGGAGGACGGCGTGGGTGCCCCAGTCCTTCTTCTCGACGGCGACGACGGCGTTGACCTTGGTGCTCGGGTCCGTGGCCGAGACCCTGTCCTTCATGACCTCGAAGGCGGCCTTGGCAGGGCTGGTGGGGTGCGCCATCCCGGCCTCGTTGCTGGTGCTGCCGCCGTTGACCGCCATCACCGTCAGCGGACCGCCGATGATCAGCGCGGCCGCGGCCGCCACCAGGTACATCCCGCGCCGGCGCTTCTGGGCGCGCCGCTCCGAGACCTCGTCGACCAGCCGTTCCGCGAGCCGTGGGCTCGGGCGCGCGGCCAGGGACTCGCCGATGGCCGGGGTGCCCTGGGAGGCGGGCAGATCCGCGAGCGCGGCGAGCATCGGTTCCATGCCGGCGAGCTCGTCGAGCTGCTGGGCGCACCACTCGCAGGTGGCGAGGTGCGCCTCGAAAGCGGTTGCCTCGGCGTCGTCGAGGATGCCGAGGGCGTAGGCGCCGACGGTCTCGTGGATGTTGTCACCGGGATTCTGCTGTCCCCGTGGTCCCTGCATGGCTCCTGGACCGCCCGTTCCGTAACCCCCGTACATGTTCATGCCGTCACCCCCCGCTCCTCCAGCGCCAGCTTCATCGAACGCAGGGCGTAGAACACCCGGGAGCGCACGGTGCCGCTGGGTATGCCGAGCGTCTCGGCCGCCTCATTGACCGTACGCCCTTTGAAGTACGTTTCGACCAGAACCTCCCTGTGAGCAGGGGTCAGGTCGTCCAGCGCGTCCGACAGTGTCATCAGCCACAACGCCTTGTCGATCTCGTCCTCCGCGGGGATGACCTCCAGCGGTGACGGGTCCACCTCCTGCGGCCGGGCCTGCCGGCTGCGGTGGCCGTCGATGACGATGCGCCGGGCGACCGTCACCAGCCAGGGTCGTACCGAACCGGTCGCCCGATTGAGCTGACCGGCGTTCTTCCAGGCACGGATGAGCGTTTCCTGCACGACGTCCTCGGCACGCTGCCGGTCTCCGGCGACCAGCCGCAGCACGTAGGCCAGCAGGGGTCCCGCGTGTTCCCGGTACAACGCGCGCATCAGCTCCTCGTCGGGTTCGTTCGACGAGGACTGCTGGGACATGCGATGTCGGGCCCTTGGCCTGTGTTCATCAGCCACGGCGGAATCCTTGCGCACGCCTACCTCCGGTGTCCGGGGGTTCCCCCAGTCGGTCGCTCATCTCCGGGTACGTGCGCGGGCGGGCGTGTGTTCAAAGAGGTCGCGCATATTTCTTGGTCGGGGTGTGAAGGGGGAGTTGAAGGGCTTTCTGAGAACTGGATGCGGTCGGGGGGTCACGTACGGGTCACATCCGGGCCGCGCGCCGATCCACGACCGGAAGGACCACTCGGGGCCGGAGTGGGGAGGATCACACCTGGTGGAACGTCCGGATGTCCCCTATGTGGAGGGTCCGGAGGATCACGAGTACGTGGAGGGTCCGAAGGATCACGAACGGACACGGGGCGCCCGCTCACGCGCGGGCGAGGGCCGCCCGGCGGCGGTGCCGGGCCACCCGCTCGCGGTTGCCGCACACCTCGCTGGAACACCATCGTCGGCGCCGGCCCCGGGAGG harbors:
- a CDS encoding anti-sigma factor, yielding MQGPRGQQNPGDNIHETVGAYALGILDDAEATAFEAHLATCEWCAQQLDELAGMEPMLAALADLPASQGTPAIGESLAARPSPRLAERLVDEVSERRAQKRRRGMYLVAAAAALIIGGPLTVMAVNGGSTSNEAGMAHPTSPAKAAFEVMKDRVSATDPSTKVNAVVAVEKKDWGTHAVLQLKNVKGPLKCSLIAVGKNGERETVTSWAVPKWGYGIPSAKSEEAKSPLYVHGGAAFSPNEIDHFEVMTFDGKRLVEVDA
- a CDS encoding UvrD-helicase domain-containing protein; translation: MAAQAQQETALGSVRESVKDDSAKDDSVRDREISVEQEHLDRVYRRLEEKIHEAEFLMNDAAKRGQVGTPGALAERDAQVFRAGVHLNRLNNEFEDFLFGRIDLLLGKDGKKGPDGAYTAVEPAEGAVREDNSADIAETLHIGRIGVLDADYAPLVIDWRAPAAAPFYRSTPVDPGRVVRRRVIRSKGRKVLGVEDDLMRPELKASLDGRELPVIGDGALMAALGQARSHTMRDIVASIQAEQDLVIRAPAASVTYVEGGPGTGKTAVALHRAAYLLYQDRRRYAGGILIVSPTPLLVAYTEGVLPSLGEEGQVAIRAIGALVDGAEATLYDSPAVARAKGSYRMLKVLRKAARGVLEGPGGEPRPSSRSGRDGAAAGGSRADRSGRGADGGATDTMHGRTDAAGVSSNGRVDAPGAGDRGPRAEQLAFGEEAGAAGQGGPEGGAPVGPPTRLRVVAFGRRLELEAAELDRIKRNALSGTAPVNMLRPRARKLLLDALWAHSGAGTRHTDPELAAELRSSFDDDITSEDSFIEFLDAWWPELTPRGVLAAMADERRLGRWARRILNPGEIRRVARSLKRDGLSVHDVAILDELQAILGTPARPRKKRDLDPLDQLTGLEELMPVREESQRERAERLAQERVEYAHVIVDEAQDLTPMQWRMVGRRGRHATWTVVGDPAQSSWSDPDEAAEARDEALGTRPRRRFNLTVNYRNPAEIAELAAKVLALAMPGSESPSAVRSTGVEPRFVTTNNGHGAVVRDSLRQAVRAEAARLLDRVDGTVGVVVAMNRREEAARWLAGLGDRVVALGSLEAKGLEYDATVVVSPAEIADESPAGLRVLYVALTRATQQLTVVSGERDQADANGVPDLLRD
- a CDS encoding sigma-70 family RNA polymerase sigma factor — translated: MSQQSSSNEPDEELMRALYREHAGPLLAYVLRLVAGDRQRAEDVVQETLIRAWKNAGQLNRATGSVRPWLVTVARRIVIDGHRSRQARPQEVDPSPLEVIPAEDEIDKALWLMTLSDALDDLTPAHREVLVETYFKGRTVNEAAETLGIPSGTVRSRVFYALRSMKLALEERGVTA